Proteins from one Clostridium cellulovorans 743B genomic window:
- a CDS encoding GNAT family N-acetyltransferase produces MFEHLADHKEYLDNVIEWLWKEFGNEDNYGFWESIVKNSLRKNQLPLTFIALMDNQLVGTVGLWRSDLLSRQDLYPWLSALFVKEQYRGKNIGQELQRFLIDYCREKGYEELFLYTDICNYYEKTGWQYLDDGIEYSGESIKIYKKELSE; encoded by the coding sequence ATATTTGAACACCTAGCAGACCATAAAGAATATTTAGATAATGTAATAGAGTGGCTTTGGAAAGAATTTGGTAATGAAGATAACTATGGTTTTTGGGAAAGTATAGTGAAAAATAGTTTGAGAAAAAATCAATTACCCTTAACATTTATTGCACTTATGGATAATCAGTTGGTAGGAACTGTAGGTTTATGGAGAAGTGATTTATTAAGTAGACAAGACCTTTATCCATGGTTGTCAGCATTATTTGTTAAAGAGCAATATAGGGGTAAAAATATTGGACAAGAGTTACAGAGATTTTTAATTGATTATTGCAGAGAAAAGGGATATGAAGAACTTTTTCTTTATACGGACATTTGTAATTATTACGAAAAAACTGGATGGCAGTATCTTGATGATGGTATTGAATACTCTGGTGAAAGTATAAAAATATACAAGAAAGAACTAAGTGAGTAA
- a CDS encoding AAA family ATPase, with the protein MKKLVILCATCGVGKSTVKDYLKEKSTLGTFVFYDSDDMGLNWHDYKDEPDGARKYNADCLKSANYRAKAKNILFFSCMNPLEYEEMPSIEGITKTYFINLQCSDEQLYKRLKGRPKERMTDSDEFIESQVEYMNWFRANPHHMDCVIDNTNLAVEETATLIENFIKKL; encoded by the coding sequence ATGAAAAAATTAGTGATTTTATGTGCTACTTGTGGAGTAGGAAAATCTACAGTAAAGGACTATTTGAAAGAAAAAAGCACATTAGGGACATTTGTATTTTATGATAGTGATGATATGGGATTAAATTGGCATGATTATAAGGACGAGCCGGATGGTGCAAGAAAATATAATGCAGATTGCTTGAAAAGTGCTAATTATAGGGCAAAAGCCAAGAATATATTATTCTTTAGCTGTATGAACCCATTGGAATACGAGGAGATGCCATCAATTGAAGGCATTACAAAAACTTATTTCATAAATCTTCAATGTAGTGATGAGCAATTATATAAGAGATTAAAGGGAAGACCTAAAGAGAGAATGACTGATAGTGACGAATTTATTGAATCACAAGTTGAGTATATGAATTGGTTTAGAGCTAATCCCCATCATATGGATTGTGTTATTGATAATACGAATCTTGCTGTGGAGGAAACTGCTACATTGATAGAGAATTTTATAAAAAAGTTGTAG
- a CDS encoding VOC family protein: MKLGATLYIKNTVEAVEFYKEAFGMTLGYNEKFPDGTFMHAALLKDGHEVFAVSESRNDDFLKVMLASSLKESRPTMSYGINFDNEEEVKKAYAMLIDGGTVLFPLGSLPWSSCCAEVVDKYGVYWYITV, from the coding sequence ATGAAACTGGGAGCAACGTTATATATTAAGAACACAGTTGAAGCCGTAGAGTTCTATAAGGAGGCTTTTGGAATGACTTTGGGATATAATGAGAAATTTCCAGACGGAACCTTTATGCATGCGGCGTTACTTAAAGATGGACATGAAGTATTTGCCGTAAGCGAGTCTAGAAATGATGATTTCCTTAAGGTTATGCTAGCATCATCATTAAAAGAGTCTCGTCCCACTATGAGTTATGGAATTAACTTTGATAACGAAGAGGAAGTAAAAAAGGCATATGCTATGTTAATAGACGGAGGAACAGTGCTTTTTCCCCTAGGATCACTTCCTTGGAGTTCTTGTTGTGCTGAGGTGGTAGATAAATACGGTGTATATTGGTACATAACTGTATAG
- a CDS encoding GNAT family N-acetyltransferase codes for MCKVRSVTLEDKVSLVQLVKTMLGDENLEETAKLVVEDFFNNTQYKVFVIEELNIVNGFGVLKFESFEGANAVAEIVWLKVDDEHKRKGYGKTLILFMEQYAKENNIRKIYLKTGIDNKAAICFYIMQDYKFEARMLDFGCKGHDNYYFAKDI; via the coding sequence ATGTGTAAAGTCAGAAGTGTTACTTTAGAAGATAAGGTAAGCTTAGTTCAATTAGTAAAAACTATGTTAGGAGATGAAAATTTAGAGGAAACTGCTAAGTTAGTGGTAGAAGATTTCTTTAATAATACTCAATACAAAGTTTTTGTAATTGAAGAACTGAATATAGTAAATGGATTTGGAGTTCTTAAGTTTGAATCTTTTGAAGGTGCAAATGCTGTGGCTGAAATCGTCTGGTTAAAGGTAGATGATGAGCACAAAAGAAAAGGCTATGGAAAAACGTTAATTTTATTTATGGAGCAATACGCAAAAGAAAATAATATCAGAAAGATATATTTGAAAACGGGAATTGATAATAAGGCAGCTATCTGTTTTTATATTATGCAAGACTATAAATTTGAAGCTCGAATGTTGGATTTTGGTTGCAAAGGTCATGACAATTATTATTTTGCCAAAGATATATGA
- a CDS encoding GNAT family N-acetyltransferase, with amino-acid sequence MYHIEQFEKKMQSQVTEFYEKCLPESGRLFDPEGVHKALTEIEKNYDFFLCLFDGSIIIGTIAVNRLDEKKCELRSVYLLKEYHGKGLGTKMMKEAICYAKACGFHEMYLDTISSTSQRAIRMYQSYGFINTEKYKNTIRSDIFMKLILKE; translated from the coding sequence ATGTATCATATTGAACAGTTTGAAAAGAAAATGCAAAGCCAGGTTACGGAATTTTATGAAAAATGTTTACCTGAATCAGGTCGTTTATTTGACCCAGAAGGGGTACATAAAGCTCTTACTGAAATAGAAAAAAACTATGACTTTTTTTTATGTTTATTTGATGGATCTATAATTATTGGAACTATAGCCGTAAATAGATTAGATGAAAAGAAATGCGAACTTCGGTCGGTTTATTTGTTGAAAGAATATCACGGTAAAGGACTGGGAACGAAAATGATGAAGGAAGCAATTTGCTATGCAAAAGCTTGCGGGTTTCATGAGATGTATCTTGATACAATAAGTAGTACAAGTCAAAGAGCAATTAGAATGTATCAGAGCTATGGTTTTATTAATACAGAAAAATATAAAAATACAATACGTTCTGATATATTTATGAAATTAATACTTAAAGAATAG
- a CDS encoding sugar phosphate isomerase/epimerase family protein has translation MKEIVLCDDGEYLRVAKLCEKFNVNVNIDAFNDPEFFNNNPNEIEKQLKIYKNTKVSSIHGTFTDLCFGSKDSLIREVAKKRFEYSYEISRKLGCKHIVLHHGYVPGTSYPPNWVKRSKIFWDDFLRDKDEETVFHIENLLEHTPDLISEIVSTVDDKRLNICLDVGHANCNSKTSVLEWIKKLNKQIGFVHLHNNYGEQDEHSGFEKGTIDFLEICNALEDYAPNAIWGIETNIDDMEDSIKWLIENKYLN, from the coding sequence ATGAAAGAAATAGTATTATGTGATGATGGCGAATATTTAAGAGTTGCTAAGTTATGTGAAAAATTTAATGTTAATGTAAATATTGATGCATTTAATGATCCTGAATTTTTTAATAATAATCCAAATGAAATAGAAAAACAATTAAAAATATATAAGAATACAAAGGTTTCCTCAATCCATGGTACTTTTACTGATTTATGTTTTGGGAGTAAAGACAGCCTTATTAGAGAGGTAGCAAAGAAGAGATTTGAATATTCCTATGAAATATCTCGTAAATTAGGTTGCAAACACATAGTTCTTCACCATGGTTACGTACCTGGAACAAGTTATCCGCCAAATTGGGTTAAAAGAAGTAAAATATTTTGGGATGACTTTTTAAGGGATAAAGATGAAGAAACAGTTTTTCATATAGAAAATCTCCTTGAACATACTCCTGACTTGATTTCTGAGATAGTATCAACAGTAGACGATAAGCGGTTGAATATATGTCTTGATGTAGGACATGCTAATTGTAATTCAAAAACATCTGTTTTAGAATGGATTAAAAAACTTAATAAACAAATAGGCTTTGTTCATTTACACAACAACTATGGTGAGCAAGACGAGCATTCAGGATTTGAAAAAGGTACAATTGATTTTTTAGAAATTTGCAATGCTTTAGAGGACTACGCTCCAAATGCAATTTGGGGTATAGAAACCAATATAGATGATATGGAGGATTCTATAAAATGGCTTATAGAAAATAAATATTTAAATTAG
- a CDS encoding cadmium resistance transporter: MYLFSTVITAFISFVSTNIDDILVLMLFFSQINNIMKTRHIIIGQYLGIGTLTIISIVGALGISIIPHEYVGLLGLIPIYLGIKAYADYKKESKYKKNIENQENKNDENNKLEETTDIKETRIITFIKNFINPSVFKVASITFANGGDNVGIYVPLFTSMNLISIFTTVVMFVFLTALWCFIGKRLSEYPFVQRNIEKYKHIFIPIIFIGLGFFILIESCTITFIYKKIF; this comes from the coding sequence ATGTATTTGTTTAGTACAGTAATAACAGCTTTTATTTCATTTGTAAGTACAAATATTGATGATATACTTGTACTCATGCTGTTCTTCTCACAAATAAATAATATTATGAAGACGCGTCATATCATTATTGGACAGTATTTAGGAATAGGAACTTTAACAATAATAAGTATAGTAGGGGCTTTAGGTATATCAATAATTCCCCATGAATATGTAGGCTTACTTGGATTAATTCCTATATATCTAGGAATAAAAGCATATGCTGACTATAAAAAAGAAAGTAAGTACAAGAAAAATATAGAGAATCAGGAGAATAAAAACGACGAAAATAATAAGTTAGAAGAAACTACTGATATAAAGGAAACGCGTATAATAACTTTTATCAAAAATTTTATTAATCCAAGTGTTTTTAAAGTAGCCAGTATAACTTTTGCTAACGGCGGAGATAATGTTGGAATTTACGTACCACTTTTTACAAGTATGAACTTAATAAGTATTTTTACAACTGTGGTAATGTTTGTATTTCTTACAGCACTATGGTGTTTTATTGGTAAAAGGTTATCAGAATATCCTTTTGTTCAGAGGAATATCGAAAAATACAAGCACATCTTCATTCCAATAATATTTATAGGATTAGGATTTTTTATTCTAATAGAAAGTTGTACAATAACTTTTATTTATAAGAAAATATTTTGA
- a CDS encoding PadR family transcriptional regulator — protein sequence MENLTEMLKGVLEGCVLEIISHEEIYGYEITRRLNALGFSDVVDGTVYTILVRLEKNKLVDIEKKPSDMGPPRKFFTLNDAGREELKMFWEKWEFVSSKINQLKEEQ from the coding sequence TTGGAAAACCTTACAGAAATGCTGAAAGGTGTACTAGAGGGCTGTGTACTTGAAATAATCAGCCACGAGGAAATTTACGGTTACGAAATCACAAGGCGGTTGAATGCTCTTGGATTTTCAGACGTTGTAGATGGGACAGTCTACACTATCTTGGTACGTCTTGAAAAAAATAAACTCGTTGACATAGAAAAAAAACCGTCTGATATGGGACCACCACGAAAGTTTTTCACCCTCAACGACGCTGGGCGTGAGGAATTGAAGATGTTTTGGGAGAAATGGGAATTTGTATCGTCAAAAATAAATCAGTTAAAGGAGGAACAGTAA
- a CDS encoding DUF1048 domain-containing protein, with protein MLELLKKLVGDKKEYKQQMARVEMLPEDYKFVFEKIQKYMWNFAAGEGYDMLKIHYELIDLFEVGAAEGKQVLEITGEDVAAFCDELLRNAKTYTENWREKLNSDIMKKLGKENDSK; from the coding sequence ATGTTAGAACTATTAAAAAAATTGGTCGGGGATAAAAAAGAGTATAAGCAACAGATGGCAAGGGTAGAAATGTTACCTGAAGACTATAAGTTCGTATTTGAAAAAATCCAAAAATACATGTGGAATTTTGCAGCAGGAGAGGGCTATGATATGTTGAAGATCCATTATGAATTGATAGATTTGTTCGAAGTCGGTGCAGCGGAAGGTAAACAAGTTTTAGAAATCACCGGGGAGGACGTGGCAGCATTCTGCGACGAACTTTTACGAAATGCCAAGACATATACGGAAAACTGGCGCGAGAAGCTTAACAGCGATATAATGAAAAAATTAGGGAAGGAGAATGATTCCAAGTGA
- a CDS encoding topology modulation protein: protein MKIIIIGCPGAGKSVLTKRINDFLHYPVLHLDKIYHTGGKSHITRDELVKRVSDFTSMHDKWVVDGNYISTLEMRVKLADTIIVLNIPSEICVANACKRAEENIKQGINRDDMAEGFDHTVTEEFLNFIKNFEMDTLPRVKAILKNFPDKNIKFLSNYREIEEFTEDLRKKYTE, encoded by the coding sequence ATGAAAATTATAATAATTGGGTGTCCAGGTGCAGGGAAATCCGTATTAACAAAAAGGATTAATGATTTTCTGCATTACCCAGTTTTGCATTTAGATAAAATTTATCACACTGGCGGAAAATCGCACATAACAAGAGATGAATTGGTCAAAAGAGTAAGTGATTTTACAAGTATGCATGACAAATGGGTTGTTGATGGAAATTATATTTCTACACTTGAAATGAGGGTTAAGTTAGCTGACACAATAATAGTATTGAATATACCTTCAGAAATATGTGTAGCCAACGCTTGTAAAAGGGCTGAGGAAAATATCAAGCAAGGTATAAATAGGGATGACATGGCGGAAGGCTTTGATCATACAGTTACAGAAGAATTTCTTAATTTCATTAAAAATTTTGAAATGGATACATTGCCGAGAGTTAAAGCTATATTAAAAAATTTTCCTGATAAAAATATAAAGTTTCTAAGCAACTATAGAGAAATAGAAGAATTTACAGAAGATTTGAGAAAAAAATATACCGAATAA